Proteins from one Solenopsis invicta isolate M01_SB chromosome 11, UNIL_Sinv_3.0, whole genome shotgun sequence genomic window:
- the LOC105201613 gene encoding ATPase WRNIP1 isoform X2 produces the protein MSGHNSIKHSKVPSSEALERVSLAEEMRPTSVAAYVGQEQIIGPNTVLNHLLEKGEIPSMIFWGPPGCGKTSLTNIIATLSKKLTSNNVHIVNLSAANSGVKNIRDAVTEAKNKLKLSDCKTIVFMDEIHCFNKLQQDIFLPHVEAGTFTLIGCTTENPSYSLNPALLSRCRVFMLNKLTKCNITEILHKTIERINGDTLYTQEQTSSKEQFKFHSRTKLKFHIDNNAVQWLAEACDGDARVALNALELAKLMRQADVLKTSSYNNNVTITLKDIKEGLMKAHLLSERETNQSHHLYSALHKSIRAGKKNAVLYWLARIMAVKEDPVNIARRLVRISSEDIGLADPDALGVAVHTMHGCQMIGMPECDVLLGQCALYLAKAPKSRSIYNALKAAEKFILECEDQPAVPLHMRCNSTDAKLY, from the exons ATGTCTGGACATAATTCTATCAAACATTCCAAAGTGCCGAGCTCAGAAGCATTGGAACGTGTTTCACTTGCTGAAGAGATGAGGCCAACGAGTGTTGCAGCTTACGTGGGGCAGGAACAAATCATTGGTCCAAACACTGTTTTGAACCATTTATTGGAAAAAGGGGAAATTCCTAGTATGATATTCTGGGGCCCACCTGGCTGTGGAAAG aCATCCTTGACGAATATCATAGCAactttaagcaaaaaattaacgAGCAACAATGTACACATTGTGAATCTGTCTGCAGCAAATTCTggtgtaaaaaatataagagatgCTGTTACCGAAGCCAAGAACAAATTGAAATTGTCCGATTGCAAGACCATTGTCTTCATGGATGAAATtcattgtttcaataaactgcaGCAAGATATATTTCTGCCTCACGTAGAGGCAGGAACGTTTACCTTAATTGGATGTACCACTGAAAATCCATCTTACAGTTTAAATCCAGCTCTACTAAGCCGCTGTCGTGtgtttatgttaaataaattaacgaaatgtaatataacagagATTCTTCATAAAACAATAGAACGTATAAACGGAGACACGCTTTATACACAAGAACAGACAAGCAGTAAAGAGCAGTTTAAATTTCATTCACGTACAAAACTTAAATTTCACATTGATAATAATGCAGTACAGTGGCTAGCAGAAGCATGTGATGGAGATGCACGTGTAGCTCTGAATGCATTAGAATTGGCAAAGCTTATGAGACAGGCAGATGTATTAAAAACATCAAGTTACAATAACAATGTAACAATAACTctgaaagatattaaagaagGTTTAATGAAAGCACATTTACTCTCTGAGAGAGAAACTAATCAGAGTCATCACTTGTATTCCGCGCTTCATAAATCGATAAGAGCTGGTAAGAAAAATGCTGTTCTATATTGGTTAGCCAGAATTATGGCAGTCAAGGAAGATCCGGTAAACATTGCAAGACGGCTAGTTAGGATATCCAGTGAAGACATTGGTCTAGCAGATCCAGACGCTTTAG gtGTAGCTGTTCATACAATGCATGGTTGTCAAATGATTGGTATGCCGGAGTGTGATGTGCTTTTGGGACAATGCGCGCTTTACTTAGCGAAAGCACCAAAATCTCGATcaatatataatgcattaaaagcAGCTGAGAAATTCATTTTGGAATGTGAAGATCAACCTGCTGTGCCATTACACATGAGATGCAACTCAACAGATGCAAAGCT GTATTAA
- the LOC105201613 gene encoding ATPase WRNIP1 isoform X1: MKKFKVHPNQMSNGVNSMSGHNSIKHSKVPSSEALERVSLAEEMRPTSVAAYVGQEQIIGPNTVLNHLLEKGEIPSMIFWGPPGCGKTSLTNIIATLSKKLTSNNVHIVNLSAANSGVKNIRDAVTEAKNKLKLSDCKTIVFMDEIHCFNKLQQDIFLPHVEAGTFTLIGCTTENPSYSLNPALLSRCRVFMLNKLTKCNITEILHKTIERINGDTLYTQEQTSSKEQFKFHSRTKLKFHIDNNAVQWLAEACDGDARVALNALELAKLMRQADVLKTSSYNNNVTITLKDIKEGLMKAHLLSERETNQSHHLYSALHKSIRAGKKNAVLYWLARIMAVKEDPVNIARRLVRISSEDIGLADPDALGVAVHTMHGCQMIGMPECDVLLGQCALYLAKAPKSRSIYNALKAAEKFILECEDQPAVPLHMRCNSTDAKLY; the protein is encoded by the exons atgaaaaaatttaaagtacatCCCAATCAAATGTCGAACGGTGTCAACAGCATGTCTGGACATAATTCTATCAAACATTCCAAAGTGCCGAGCTCAGAAGCATTGGAACGTGTTTCACTTGCTGAAGAGATGAGGCCAACGAGTGTTGCAGCTTACGTGGGGCAGGAACAAATCATTGGTCCAAACACTGTTTTGAACCATTTATTGGAAAAAGGGGAAATTCCTAGTATGATATTCTGGGGCCCACCTGGCTGTGGAAAG aCATCCTTGACGAATATCATAGCAactttaagcaaaaaattaacgAGCAACAATGTACACATTGTGAATCTGTCTGCAGCAAATTCTggtgtaaaaaatataagagatgCTGTTACCGAAGCCAAGAACAAATTGAAATTGTCCGATTGCAAGACCATTGTCTTCATGGATGAAATtcattgtttcaataaactgcaGCAAGATATATTTCTGCCTCACGTAGAGGCAGGAACGTTTACCTTAATTGGATGTACCACTGAAAATCCATCTTACAGTTTAAATCCAGCTCTACTAAGCCGCTGTCGTGtgtttatgttaaataaattaacgaaatgtaatataacagagATTCTTCATAAAACAATAGAACGTATAAACGGAGACACGCTTTATACACAAGAACAGACAAGCAGTAAAGAGCAGTTTAAATTTCATTCACGTACAAAACTTAAATTTCACATTGATAATAATGCAGTACAGTGGCTAGCAGAAGCATGTGATGGAGATGCACGTGTAGCTCTGAATGCATTAGAATTGGCAAAGCTTATGAGACAGGCAGATGTATTAAAAACATCAAGTTACAATAACAATGTAACAATAACTctgaaagatattaaagaagGTTTAATGAAAGCACATTTACTCTCTGAGAGAGAAACTAATCAGAGTCATCACTTGTATTCCGCGCTTCATAAATCGATAAGAGCTGGTAAGAAAAATGCTGTTCTATATTGGTTAGCCAGAATTATGGCAGTCAAGGAAGATCCGGTAAACATTGCAAGACGGCTAGTTAGGATATCCAGTGAAGACATTGGTCTAGCAGATCCAGACGCTTTAG gtGTAGCTGTTCATACAATGCATGGTTGTCAAATGATTGGTATGCCGGAGTGTGATGTGCTTTTGGGACAATGCGCGCTTTACTTAGCGAAAGCACCAAAATCTCGATcaatatataatgcattaaaagcAGCTGAGAAATTCATTTTGGAATGTGAAGATCAACCTGCTGTGCCATTACACATGAGATGCAACTCAACAGATGCAAAGCT GTATTAA